A stretch of the Bradyrhizobium sp. CCBAU 53351 genome encodes the following:
- a CDS encoding DUF3280 domain-containing protein: MRASMVIAALLLTPAVARADPPKLAVFDFELIDTSLPGEFYGSRPEEARLLRISEQLRRELTESGRFQVLDIAPVRDAARHANLQACGGCDLKLAGQLGADLEITGMVQKVSNLIINLNIYLRDVKTGAMITAASADMRGNTDEAWTRTMSYLIRNRLLAPNYGKRE, encoded by the coding sequence ATGCGAGCATCGATGGTGATCGCCGCTTTGCTGTTGACGCCTGCGGTCGCGCGCGCCGATCCGCCGAAGCTGGCCGTGTTCGATTTCGAGCTGATCGACACCAGCCTGCCCGGGGAGTTCTATGGCTCCAGGCCGGAAGAGGCGCGGCTCCTGCGCATCAGCGAGCAACTGCGTAGGGAATTGACGGAGTCCGGCAGGTTCCAGGTGCTGGACATTGCGCCGGTCAGGGACGCGGCCCGTCACGCCAATTTACAGGCCTGCGGCGGCTGCGATCTCAAGCTCGCCGGGCAGCTCGGGGCAGACCTCGAGATCACCGGCATGGTGCAGAAGGTCTCGAACCTGATCATCAACCTCAACATCTATCTGCGCGACGTGAAGACCGGCGCCATGATCACGGCGGCGAGCGCCGACATGCGCGGCAACACCGATGAAGCCTGGACGCGCACGATGAGCTATCTGATCCGCAACAGGCTGCTGGCGCCGAATTACGGAAAGCGGGAGTAG
- a CDS encoding ABC transporter substrate-binding protein, which yields MIRWLAGLIGFGLAATSALAAEPALIGVGYLGVAGTRSTLSLVELPAENDGVAGARLAIDDNNTTGKFLNQRFALEERRIKEGEDPVQAATALAEKNSFIITDLPADALLEVSDALRDRGTLLFNAGAIDERLREADCRANVIHTAPTRAMLADALGQYLVWKKWSRWLLVVGSHDEDKLFADALRRTATRFGAKIVQEKTFEDKGGARRTDSGVTLIQRQMPVFTQGAPAYDVLVAADESEVFGAYLPYRTWDPRPVAGSAGLVPRSWDASQDQWGAIQMQNRFVKLNSRRMTALDMQAWTAVRMIGEATSRTNSGDVKKVSDFIKGPDFSVAAFKGTRLTLRDWNLQLRQPILLVDGRMVVSVSPQDGFLHQVSELDTLGYDRPESKCKLK from the coding sequence ATGATCCGATGGTTGGCCGGTCTGATCGGCTTTGGCCTTGCTGCGACGAGCGCGCTCGCGGCGGAGCCTGCCCTGATCGGCGTCGGCTATCTCGGTGTCGCCGGCACCCGATCGACGCTGTCGCTGGTCGAACTTCCTGCGGAGAATGACGGCGTCGCCGGCGCGCGCCTCGCGATCGATGACAACAACACCACGGGTAAGTTTCTCAACCAGCGGTTCGCGCTGGAGGAGCGCCGCATCAAGGAGGGCGAGGACCCGGTGCAGGCGGCGACCGCGCTCGCCGAGAAGAACAGCTTCATCATCACCGACCTGCCGGCCGATGCGCTCCTGGAAGTCTCGGATGCCCTGCGCGACCGTGGCACGCTTCTGTTCAATGCGGGGGCGATCGACGAGCGGCTGCGCGAAGCCGATTGCCGTGCCAACGTCATCCACACCGCACCGACGCGCGCGATGCTGGCCGATGCGCTCGGGCAGTATCTGGTGTGGAAGAAGTGGTCGCGCTGGCTGCTGGTGGTCGGCTCGCACGACGAGGACAAACTGTTCGCGGACGCGCTCCGGCGCACCGCCACACGCTTTGGCGCCAAGATCGTGCAGGAGAAGACTTTCGAAGACAAAGGCGGCGCCCGCCGTACCGACAGCGGCGTGACGCTGATCCAGCGCCAGATGCCGGTGTTCACGCAAGGCGCGCCGGCCTATGACGTCTTGGTCGCGGCCGACGAGAGCGAGGTGTTCGGCGCCTACCTGCCCTATCGCACCTGGGATCCGCGGCCTGTCGCCGGCTCGGCCGGCCTCGTGCCGCGCAGTTGGGACGCTTCGCAGGACCAGTGGGGCGCGATCCAGATGCAGAACCGCTTCGTCAAGCTGAACTCGCGGCGCATGACGGCCCTCGACATGCAGGCCTGGACCGCGGTGCGCATGATCGGGGAAGCCACCTCGCGCACCAACTCGGGCGACGTCAAGAAGGTCTCGGACTTCATCAAGGGCCCGGACTTCTCGGTCGCGGCCTTCAAGGGCACGCGGCTCACCTTGCGCGACTGGAACCTGCAGCTGCGCCAGCCGATCCTCTTGGTCGACGGCCGCATGGTGGTGTCGGTCTCGCCGCAGGACGGATTTCTGCATCAGGTCTCCGAGCTCGACACGCTCGGCTATGACCGTCCGGAGAGCAAATGCAAGCTGAAGTGA
- a CDS encoding YVTN family beta-propeller repeat protein encodes MQAEVRTQMLRMGRVGLLAGLALAAAPAHAFIAYVSNEKSNTVSVIDTDSWTVTKTIKVGQRPRGIDFTRDGKFVMVAVGDDDTIQVIDAKTQSVVDSLPSGPDPELFAQDAAGKILYVANENDNTVTVIDLEKRSRLGDIQVGVEPEGMTISPDGKTLINTSETTNMAHFIDTASRQIVANVLVDARPRFAEFKHDASEVWVSSEIGGTVSIIDPGKHAVIGKVTFEIPGLRKEAIQPVGIGMTKDDKTAFVALGPANRIAVVDVASRKVTKYLLVGQRVWHMAFTPDEKYLLTTNGVSNDVSVIDVAAQKVIKTIQVGELPWGITIAP; translated from the coding sequence ATGCAAGCTGAAGTGAGGACGCAAATGCTGCGCATGGGGCGTGTTGGGCTTCTCGCCGGACTGGCGCTCGCGGCAGCGCCCGCGCATGCCTTCATCGCTTATGTCTCGAATGAGAAGAGCAACACCGTCTCGGTGATCGACACCGACAGCTGGACCGTGACCAAGACCATCAAGGTCGGGCAGCGCCCGCGCGGCATCGATTTCACGCGCGACGGCAAGTTCGTGATGGTCGCGGTCGGCGACGACGACACCATCCAGGTGATCGATGCCAAGACGCAGAGCGTGGTAGACAGCCTGCCCTCAGGCCCAGATCCGGAATTGTTCGCCCAGGATGCCGCCGGCAAGATCCTCTATGTCGCCAACGAGAACGACAACACGGTGACGGTGATCGACCTCGAGAAGCGCTCCCGGCTCGGCGACATCCAGGTCGGCGTCGAGCCCGAAGGCATGACCATCAGCCCGGACGGCAAGACGCTGATCAATACGTCGGAAACGACCAATATGGCGCATTTCATCGACACCGCCTCGCGCCAGATCGTCGCCAACGTGCTGGTCGACGCCCGGCCGCGCTTTGCCGAGTTCAAGCACGACGCTTCCGAGGTGTGGGTGTCCTCCGAGATCGGCGGCACCGTCTCGATCATCGATCCCGGGAAGCACGCGGTGATCGGCAAGGTCACCTTCGAGATCCCGGGCTTGCGGAAAGAAGCGATCCAGCCGGTCGGCATCGGCATGACCAAGGACGACAAGACCGCCTTCGTCGCGCTCGGCCCGGCCAACCGCATCGCCGTGGTCGACGTCGCCTCGCGCAAGGTGACGAAATATCTGCTGGTGGGACAGCGGGTCTGGCACATGGCGTTCACCCCGGACGAAAAATATCTGCTGACCACCAACGGCGTCTCGAACGACGTCTCCGTCATCGACGTCGCCGCGCAAAAGGTGATCAAGACCATTCAAGTGGGCGAGCTGCCCTGGGGCATCACGATCGCGCCATGA